The following is a genomic window from Elaeis guineensis isolate ETL-2024a chromosome 10, EG11, whole genome shotgun sequence.
CAAGACAGGCTTCATGGAAGCAGGCTGTAGACTCCAGGCAGTATAAGAACCCAACCATGTCATCACGAAAACCTTGTGTCACAGGTCAGAGCATTTCAGATCAGAAATTGGGAAACAAAAAACATCTTCCTTCTAAGAAGCAGACTTCAAACAACACACAGTACCAAGATACATCAGTGGAGCGGCTTCTGAGGGAGGTGACGAATGAGAATTCTGGCATCATCCAGGTTTGGAACATTCCTTTGCTAATTATATGTTGTACTGTGagtatatttctttatatattaGTTGTTTGCACCTGAATTCTTTTGGTGAACAATTCAAAATCCTGAATACATGCATCATGCTGTGAACAACATGTGCATGTGATAAGGGGGAAAGAAGAGCTGAGGAGTGGATTAGGATTTTGAATGTTTcatttaattaatatattgaCACGTATTTGTTTGATGGGTGGAGTATCAGCTACACTTGTTCTGTAGCCAACATCAACGGGATGTGCACAGGCAAAGAGGTCGTTGAGTATTATATGGAGTGGTTTTGAATCTACCAATTTTACACAAATGTTTTTGCATGCAATAAAAGGGAAACCGCTTCTATGGCCAGTTCAATTGAAGCATCCTTGTAGGTAGgaagatatttatttatttattttttttgggagaCGATCGGCTCTAAACTTGACATTTGTTTGAGATTTGATAGTACACTTAGGCTAGTAACATATTAGATTATGCAACCAGCCATTAAACTACAGAGTTGTCATGCCTTTGTTTGTTGGTTGGTAACTGATTACCGACTAGACGTGTATGCTATGTCAAGATACTGTGAGGTCTCTTGTTTAAAGCCTGGCAATTACCCATAACCTATACCTTATCCGAGGGATTTCTGTGTGTTTTAATTGCCAACTTTGTGATTTCTTGTCTTGTACTTGTTCTTAGTTTTATTACATTGTCATTTGTGTTGTTGCTATTTTGAATATAACACAAGCATCTGGCAATTATCAGAGGAGACGGAACTTCAGTGTGTGCCTGGACGCTTTGAGTCTGTTGAGGAGTATGTGAGAGTTTTTGAGCCCTTGCTCTTCGAGGAATGCCGAGCACAGCTTTACAGCACCTATGAGGAGCTTACAGAGACTGTAGCCAGGGATGCACATATAATGGTTCGTGTAAAAACTGTGGAAAGACGGGAAAGAGGTAAAGATCTTGATTTTGTTATTTTAGGGTTTATTATCTTATTTTTCTTTAGGAGTGATCTAGGATTGTAACAATCAGATAGTAGATTGCAGTTTGAATTTATAGatgctaatctaaaaaataaagaaacaagtttaagCAATATGACTTATCACTTGATAAAAATGTTGTTTAGCTTTCTTGCTATATGTTTAGGTGGTTCTTTAGCTTCTTGATTATTGTGTGCTTATCTATAATGTTGGGCTTGTAAAACTTTAATGGTATTGATGCTCAGAAAAAGTACTTGCATTCCTTTAGCTCACAGTTTTTCAAATTTTGTTACCCATGTTAGATCCATGACTATGCGAACCTTTTGGAGAACTTATTTTGGTTATTGGGTGGGGAAATACTTTAGAGGTAACTTAATATTTGCCAACAGTGTTGTCCAATCTATCGAGGGGGATTCTTTTATATCAACATGAAAATATGGAAGTTGCTTTTAATAGAAATGAAACCATAAATGGGTTTTTGCTGATTTTTGATTGCTCTTTGCTTTTGGAGGTGGGCCATCTCTTTTACAATTTTCGAGGGGAAAGAAGGGTAGAAGGTAGAAACAATAGTTTGTAACGGTACTAAAATTATTGGAGTGTTAATGGTTAGtattttcttttcacttttttcaGATGCCAATACCAATGAGTTTGGAATCCATATGCTCTTTTACTTGCATACATCCAGCTGAGGTGGTTCAAGTCTGTGGCTAATTCAGTAGGAGGAGAATTTGTATTAGAATATATTGTATGGATCTTTTGATGGGAATTGTGGACGTGTGCATTCGACATACTTCCTAGAAATGTGATTTGACTGTAGAATGGATTTAAACTTTAGGAATCTTGTAAATCAGACACTTAGGTTATTTTAATCAATTGGTTTTGGTTGATGATTCTTTGCTGTTGCCACCCCTTTCTGCAAAAATATGGAGGGCCAGTTGGTTCCTCTAGAAATGCTAGTGTTTCCCGTAGTTTATGGAGATGCAGAGAGACATGAGTGCTAATGGTTTTATTACCTGCAAAACCAAGTGTTTTTTCAGATTTTTGGGCTCCTAAGGATCAACGAtgccttctctttattttttttataaatttagttACCTCTACTACCATTTCAAAAGAATCATGGCAGTTATCGCAGGGTGGTTTTGCAAACTGAAAATATTGCTTATATGGGGTTGGGAATGTCCTGTTATTGGTAGGTAGTATTGGGTTGATGTGAGGAGGTATTAAGAGGCTGTATATAGTATGTTAGAATGAAATTTGTTTAGAATGTATTATTGCGTTGGTGTTACAAGTAGCATTTACGTCAGAGTAGATGTTGGCTTTGAAGTCTTGTCCAGCATTTCACGACTGGATATGTCATGCCATTCCAGTAACTTGTGTGCTTGAGTTACCGTACTGTCATAATTGTAATATAAACCCAATTATTGAAACTAATATCATTCTTAGTTGAGGACTTGTGTCGTACTAAAAGTCTCTAATATGATTGCAAAGGGCATTATATGATCTTATGCTGAATGCTTGCGGATCTTCTGGGAATCAAAATGTAATGAAAACTCTTTAGACTTCTGCTTGAGTGATTTGGTGAAGGCTTAGATTGGACCTTGGAGGTCCTTAGGACTCTAAGATTCAACCTTGGTAGTCTGGTGGACTGGTGGGATGATTTGGTTGATTTGTATTTGCAATATTTGAATTCTGTAGGGATATAGAGATTAACAACCCTTTTTTAATGATGATTTGTTCTTTTCTAATAAGTCAACCTTCATTGGAGGAGGCATTTTCCCTGTTGCATTTGCTGGTGCTCAGAGCAACTACCAGTTGATTGTTACATGAAGGGGTTTTTCTTTTAAGCAATGCATCATATGCTGATTTTGTTGGATTCTGAGTATTCCTTTATGGTGGTATTGCTGTTGTGCCTGGAACTGGACCATATGAAGGGTACATGAAGGAGTTGGATTAAGCACTGAGTTTCTGCACGGTACTGCAATACTTGGTTGAAAGCTAATGCGCCTGTTTTGAGCAGGTCAAGCTAGCTAGTGATATCTTTGAAAGTATATGTTCTGCAAAGGAACAATACTTGCTGCTGCAGTGGCTGGCTGAATAATTTTCATTCCTTCAAGGGAGTGCTGACTGGTAAACTAGTTTTACGTCTAAACATTCATTAGTCTTGATTCTTAATTCTTGGTGCTAGTTGGAAGCAGTTGATTTATCAACCTGAAATCTTTGTAGTGTGCTATTATTTTTTTACACTGTGCTGGCTTGTGTTGTTATTTCCAACATCTAGTTTTATTGTCATTGGTAACCATAAGGTTCTTTTCCAATTATAGATATTCTATTGATACTCTTGAAGTTTCAAAAACTAATTCGTAGGGTCTGCTGTTCATGTCCAGTAACCTAATGCCATCTCCCATTTTTAAGTCCAGGATGGTATGATGTCATAGTTCTTCCAGTGCATGATTGCAAATGGACTTTCAAGGAAGGTGATGTTGCTGTTGTATCAACCCCTCGGCCTGGTACAGGTTTGCAGTTCAGCCTATATGTATTTGTTATTTTGGTGGATCAATCCATTTTGCTTGCACCTACGATGTTTCTTTTGTTAAACTGAATGGTGCACGGTGCACTATGCTCTTTCTTTTGGTTAGGTTGAACTTTCCATAGTTTACAGTTTTGTGCTTGTGTTTGTGCAAACAGCCAGATCTAATAAGAGAAGTATTAATTCCGGTGCAATTGATGATGATGTTGAATCGGAGGTTACTGGACGGGTTGTCGGTACTGTTAGGCGACATATACCTATTGACACGCGTGATCCTCCTGGGGCAATTCTTCATTTTTATGTTGGGGATTCATATGATTCTAGTAGGTAATATGTTTTTAACTTTCATAACGTGGGCATGCTCAGAGACCAGCTTATGTGCTCGATAAACACTGCATACTGAACTGTTATATTGTAATTCATCAGGCTGATGTTTGATTAGCAAGCAATATGTTGAGTGTTGTCATTATTTGAATAATTTATGATATTCCACATTGGCATTTTGATTTAACATGTAGAAATGTACTGGGTCAGATTTAAATTTGGCGTGGGTGGGTCAATATGTTAAATTTGATTTACCAAATGtttttgataattttgaaatCGCTGAGGAGTTTGATTATTGTTTTTGTATCGTTGTTTCATTGCTGAGTAGACTCTCCATCTGGTCAGCGAAATGACAGACTCAACGATACTCTTGTATTAGTGTTCCTTTGACCACCATCGGCGGGAACCTTTTTTTCCGCCTCTCTAGATCTTTGTTGTTATATTCAGGGCTATATTATCTTAGCACAGTATTTGCCTTTAGCTAGTGGCAGAACAAAGTAATGCTTCCTCTGACATATCTGGGTCACATACATGTAACTCTAAGATGTTGATAGATGAAAGTGAAGGCTGATGTAAAACTGTACATGAGTTTATGTGGGATCAGATCTAGGTCAGAGGAAGAGGGTTGGTGTTTCTTTTTCCAAAAATGTGAATAGggcttttgcttttctttttcttttcttttttttttttcaatgacaaAAGCTGGCTTGTTCTTGTTTGGGTTGAGTGATGTGATTTTTTTTCCTATCAAAATAGCTTAAACTTCTTCAATGCCACCGGACCTATTAGATATTCTTGCTACCCCATGTATTTGTTCATTGCATTGTTTCACATGAGACTAATATGATATTGTATTTTACTCCACTTTTAACTTTCAGCAAGGTGGATGATGATCATATTCTAAGGAAGCTTCAACCAAGGGGCATTTGGTATTTAACTGTTCTCGGGTCCCTTGCAACTACTCAGCGTGAATACATTGCTCTTCATGCATTTCGCCGTCTTAACTTGCAGGTGACTTATAATGTTCTAATTAATGGAGAAGTACCTTTTTACCTGTATTTCTTGTATGAGTAGTGCTGATGATATTTTGTTATACAGATGCAAACTGCTATTCTGAAGCCTAGTCCAGAACACTTCCCCAAGTGCGAAGAGCAGCCCCCTGCCATGCCTGACTGTTTCACCCAGAATTTTGTTGATCATCTTCACAGGACTTTTAATGGTCCTCAGTTGGCTGCTATACAGTGGGCTGCAATGCACACAGCTGCAGGCACAAGTGGTGGAGTGGCAAAAAGGCAAGATCCATGGCCTTTCACTCTTGTTCAAGGCCCTCCTGGAACTGGGAAGACACACACAGTGTGGGGCATGTTAAATGTTATTCATCTTGTCCAATATCAGCATTACTACACTGCTTTGCTCAAGAAACTTGCTCCAGAGAGCTACAAGCAAACTAGCGAGAGTAATTCTGAGTGTGTTGGTACCGGATCAATTGACGAAGTTTTGCAGTGTATGGACCAGAACCTCTTCCGGACTCTGCCAAAGCTTTGCCCTAAGCCTAGAATGCTTGTCTGTGCTCCTTCAAATGCTGCCACAGACGAGCTGCTGGCACGTGTCCTTGACCGTGGCTTCATCGATGGGGAGATGAAGGTCTACCGTCCTGATGTTGCTCGTGTTGGAGTGGATTCACAAACCCGTGGAGCTCAGGCAGTTTCTGTTGAGCGAAGAACTGAACAGCTTTTGCTTAAGTGTCGTGATGAGATTATTTGCTGGTTGTATCAGCTGAAAAGTCGTGAACAGCAGTTCTCACAAGAGATTGCTCATCTTCAGAGAGAACTTAACGTTGCAGCTGCAGCAGGTCGATCCCAAGGATCTGTTGGTGTTGATCCTGATGTTCTTGCTGCCCGGGATCATGGTCGTGATGTACTACTTCAGAACCTTGCTGCAGCAGTAGAGGGCAGAGATAAAGTTTTGGTCGAGATGTCACGCCTTCTTATTTTAGAAAGCAGGTTTCGTGCTGGAAGCAGCTTTAACATGGAAGATGCACGATCCAGCCTTGAAGCAAGTTTTGCTAATGAAGCTGAAATTGTTTTCACTACATTGTCAAGCAGTGGTCGCAAGTTATTCTCTCGTCTCAGTCATGGCTTTGATATGGTAGTTATTGATGAGGCAGCCCAGGCCAGTGAGGTAGCAGTCCTGCCTCCCCTCTCACTGGGTGCAGCAAGATGTGTTCTGGTTGGTGATCCCCAGCAACTCCCTGCAACGGTCATTAGTAAAGCAGCTGGAACCTTGTTGTATAGTAGAAGCCTTTTTGAGAGATTTCAACAAGCAGGTTGCCCTACAATGTTATTGTCTGTGCAGTATAGAATGCACTCTCAGATCCGTGATTTTCCATCTAGATACTTCTATCAAGGGCGTCTGATGGACAGCGAGAGTGTAGCCAACCTTCCTGATGAAATGTACTACAAGGACCCCTTGTTGCAGCCTTACATCTTTTATGATGTCATGCATGGACGGGAGTCCCACAGAGGGGGATCAGTCTCGTACCAGAATATTCATGAAGCACAGTTCTCTCTGCGGTTATATGAGCATCTTCAGAAGTTTCTGAAAGCCGGTGGTGGCAAAAAAGTCACGGTTGGCATAATTACACCATACAAGCTGCAGCTGAAGTGTCTCCAACGAGAATTTGAGGAAGTTCTGAACTCTGAGGATGGAAAGGATATCTACATCAACACTGTCGATGCATTCCAGGGCCAGGAACGTGATGTAATTATCATGTCCTGTGTGCGTGCCTCAAAACATAGTGTTGGATTTGTTGCTGACATCCGCCGCATGAATGTTGCCCTTACTCGAGCTAGGAGGGCATTATGGGTAtgctttgctctctctctctctctctctctagttaAGTATCAATATGAAAGGAAGGATATAAAATTGATGTAGCGTTAAAATTCTTCTTCCAGGTTGTGGGCAATGCAAATGCTCTCATGCAGTCAGATGACTGGGCTGCATTGATTGCAGATGCTAAGGAAAGGAAATGTTTCATGGGCATGGATAGCATCCCTAAAGAACTCTTGGTTCTGAAGGGGTCTGCCAGCACTCCAAAAGTTTCCTCGAATAACATGAGGAGCTCGAGATCTGGTGGGAGGCAGAGACATCTAGAGATGCTCCCAGAGCCCAAGTCCGGCACACCATCTGAAGACGAAGAGAAGGCAAACATACATCTTCCAAGGAATGGTAGCTATAGGAATCTCAAGTAGAATGTTCTCTGGATGATTTGGGGCGGTCGGGTGACAGGTCTCAAGATGCTTTGCAGTATGGCATTGCTAAGAGGCAAAGTGAATTCTTCTGGATCTACTAGGAGAGATTGACGTTAGCAAACTTTCATATCTGGGGCTTTGTGCAAATCCATTTAATCAACTGGCACTAACATGTCAGTGAAGCTCAATTCATGTGGAAGCCACAAAGAGATTACTCGGGCATTTGTGCAGTGGAAAAGAAGGCCTTTCTGACTGCTGACATGCCCCGATAGATTGGGGTGCTGACCTTGAAACACCTGCAGCTATAATAATCATGAGGAGGAAGGGCAGCCAGGATTACTTGAGAACCATCGTTAAAGATGTCTCGGGTCTTGAGGATGCTTGGATTGAGGAGCTGCTGTGTGTTTTGGAAAGCTGACTGGGTGAGAAATCAGAAGCTGCAATATTGGAAACATTCAGCCAAGAGTAGTACTTTATGCTCCATGTTTGTGGGGACTTCTGTTCACAGGTTGTGTTTGGAGGGCAAGATTTTGAAGAGTTCCCATTTGGATCAAATGCCTAGCTCAACTTCAAGCGGCAGGAAGAGCTCCAGGAACTTTGAAGGCTTGAAGACTACTCAAAGGGCAGGCAAGAACTCCATTAACTTCAGTAGAGCTTGCGTGGAGACCTAGACATTTGACACCACTTGCTAGTTACTGTCATACCTGCACCTAAGGCTTTAACTTCTTGTTTATCTGTATGTGTTTGAAACAGAGGCCATGCCCCACAAATTGTCGGGATGGACTTAACAGATGCGTCTGATGTTAATGGATCCTTGGACTCATCTTATAGAGCGATCTCACTGGCTTTCAGAAGGGTGAATGCGCAAAAGAAGCCTCAAGAACAATCGACATTTGTGTACTTTGTTGAGGATATTGAATTAAATGTACGTTGCTTGGAAAGAGGCTATCAGCACATCACCTTATTTTGTAACACAGAGTAACATCCATGGAAAAGAGttaattcttttattttcttatatgCCTTTCTTTGCTGATAAAGACGAGTTTGCGGCTTATTCCAGGTTTGATGGTGCAGGTTTAGGGAATTCTTGTGGAAAAGAAAGACGACTTGAGAAGAGACACAAAACCAAACATGCATTTTGACTTGTGAGAAAAGAAATCTTTTATAAATTGGGCATCTAAGACTCATTTTTAGGCCGACTTTGGCATATAAAGGTGAGTGCACCTCCTTATTTAAAAATCTGTCGGTTAAAAATTTTGTGCAGACAAGCCGCCCCACGGACGCATTCCCGTTTGCATACAAAGACATAAAGTGGTGAAAAAGCAAGTGGCCGCCACCAACAACAAATGATGAAGAAAAATGTCActctttttatctaatttacagcCAGTCCCTCGAGTTAATTTTTGAATACCACAAGTTGCCTTCTCTTTAGGATTCGTGTTCATATGTGACTGCAGTTTAAACTGGCCTTAACTACAGCAACCCCCTCATCCTACATCCCAACTTGGATCCATACTTATTGACTGCAGATGAATAGGgcattttatgaattattttgcaTATTTTTCACCAAGTCAAAGGGAAAACAAGAACCTTATCCAAGGCATGTGATGAAACGGGGAGGAAAGAGACACTGATGAAGTTATTGTTCCTCCCCTGTTCATTATCCAACGCATTTGATGAAAAATGTTGGAAAGAATCACTGATGAAGAAGTAATTGTTTCTTCCCTATTCCATGTTTTCATTATTGATATTTTAACTCACTTCAATTCTGGTTTGGATGAGATGACTCTGCTTTCTGATTCAGGAGCCGTACGTAGGAGAAATTGAATATAAAGCCCTTCCCACCATTCCTCATGATGCCAATGTTAATGCTGACATTGATAACCGTTGTAGGTTTCGTTTCTTTAGAATATCTACCGGAAGGAGCTTGACCTTCTTGTATTAGGTTGGATGGCATTGACTGCTGCAAAGGACCAGACATACGGTGCCACCAACCTCACCTACCACACCCAGCCAAGGGTGGTAATGCTCAACCATTTGATCTGTTTAGCTTATTTCCATCCATTATTGAGctagattatctatttaataaaataatcgaGTATGGATGTGAACATTTGATCTGTTTGATAaacaaattagatttgaaccgatagatttttaatttatcatgtATCCAATCTATCCCGTATCTTGTTCGATCCGATCCAATTGCCGCCCCTACAtctagctcctgaagctccactggAGGAGTTGCTTGAATTGCTGTTGCACCTGCTACCTCTAGCTCATTGATCAATTTGTTATCATGACagttaaaatttaatttccaAAGAAGGGCTTCAGCAGATTGATTTTATGATTTTGACGAAAAAATATTTTCCCTTCGAATACATATTCTACAAGTTAtctcatatacatacatacatacacacacacatatatatacatacatatctatacataCTGAAGTAtgcgaaattttttgtgcaccacgggTGTCGGGCACTGTCTCGTCTGATTGGTTCACGTAGTCATCACTTTTCAACGTACATTTAATACTTGCAGAttagtttttttatttaaaaattgtataaaaaaaatatctctgctctttgaaaaaattatgacattctatgtccatattatgacatcctgcatccataatatgcacaggatatcataattttttctaaaaaataaggatattttcgtcatttaaaattttcaaacgaaaaagataATTTGCAAGCATTAAATATATGTTGGAAAGTAATTGGACAAAAATGTCcctatcatattatgatatcttagatcatattatgatattctgggcTATATTAcgtcataggatatcataatttttttcaaaagatggatattttcatcatacaaaatttttaaataaaaaatcgatCTATAAGCATTAAATGCGCGTTGAAAAGTGATGACTACGTGGATCAATCGGACGAGACGGTGCATtctacgtcagattttctacaccacccgcagtgcataaaaaatttctcattgCAGCATTGCAGTCTTTGGGCCTCACCCCGATCGGCGCTAAGTTGGTAGGCCTCGATCTGGCCCTAAAACTGAAGGTACATGAGCCTCTCTTCCTCACTCTATTTCTTGATGTGGTATGTTATCTCCACCATCCTTTTCTGCTAAATTGGAGAGGTGAAACCTCTTAGTATTCACTTGAGACTGGCTTCATTAGAGCTTTCAACTTGAGAACAAAGTTTTCTCTTCTGATTACGTTAAGAGAACGAAGTTAATAGCTTCGGACTTGAAGTTATATcaagctgacatattgtaatgttATGAATTGAAGTCCAGCTGAAGCTGGAGGAATAAATAAGAAGACGTAGCTTTCCACTTTCACTATAATTACCCAGTCTCAAATATTTGGAATGGACCATCCAAGACTTGAATCCAGAATCTCTAGTCGCTAACCAGAGGGATGTAGCCATTGGGAGGAGCCACAGATCGAAGTTTTAACTTTCTTGACGCTGATACAAGTTAGAGATTATTATCATCAATTTCTTGAAATTTTAAGTTTTAAATTCCTATTGCATTAGTTCTTTTAATATTGTTGGTAACAACCATTTCACCATTGCCTACAGAAGGAGGGCTATGTCACCATTTGTAACAGTGTGGCGTAATAATGTGTATTGCAGTAAAGGAAGACTTTGGTTGTCCTTTCTCCAA
Proteins encoded in this region:
- the LOC105053247 gene encoding LOW QUALITY PROTEIN: uncharacterized protein (The sequence of the model RefSeq protein was modified relative to this genomic sequence to represent the inferred CDS: inserted 3 bases in 3 codons), translated to MGCRGRPLFDLNELPAEEEDENDCVLFQPRKSVPIPNPHTSSFFPPSEGCQRMVNNHAFTHASSGSGFQPFVRNKDQHNSRDDSKQKADDSNANQASTSMATSHSDDNKFSLLVSSGNQDAQAVEREEGEWSDMEGTVEAVGSNVSSKHEDVKTELAQMQKATEESNPVSVKADENSCNDSNLLRPSNNEVGDAFKDAKVHDPSGLENNRTADCNAKGNVLAEGLEEPSSIAKPKEVKGVEASYALRFANNPAKRPKLDEHKEAMLGKKRGRQTVFINVEDAKQAGPMKTSTPRRQTSFPTPIITRTVKDMPRASPAGVERAVDRSQPITKDQKQSDIACSEGSNPLESSDQKAESNGDVNPGSISRSKKMNNNDXSSESYLPPVPRQASWKQAVDSRQYKNPTMSSRKPCVTGQSISDQKLGNKKHLPSKKQTSNNTQYQDTSVERLLREVTNEXFWHHPEETELQCVPGRFESVEEYVRVFEPLLFEECRAQLYSTYEELTETVARDAHIMVRVKTVERRERGWYDVIVLPVHDCKWTFKEGDVAVVSTPRPGTARSNKRSINSGAIDDDVESEVTGRVVGTVRRHIPIDTRDPPGAILHFYVGDSYDSSSKVDDDHILRKLQPRGIWYLTVLGSLATTQREYIALHAFRRLNLQMQTAILKPSPEHFPKCEEQPPAMPDCFTQNFVDHLHRTFNGPQLAAIQWAAMHTAAGTSGGVAKRQDPWPFTLVQGPPGTGKTHTVWGMLNVIHLVQYQHYYTALLKKLAPESYKQTSESNSECVGTGSIDEVLQCMDQNLFRTLPKLCPKPRMLVCAPSNAATDELLARVLDRGFIDGEMKVYRPDVARVGVDSQTRGAQAVSVERRTEQLLLKCRDEIICWLYQLKSREQQFSQEIAHLQRELNVAAAAGRSQGSVGVDPDVLAARDHGRDVLLQNLAAAVEGRDKVLVEMSRLLILESRFRAGSSFNMEDARSSLEASFANEAEIVFTTLSSSGRKLFSRLSHGFDMVVIDEAAQASEVAVLPPLSLGAARCVLVGDPQQLPATVISKAAGTLLYSRSLFERFQQAGCPTMLLSVQYRMHSQIRDFPSRYFYQGRLMDSESVANLPDEMYYKDPLLQPYIFYDVMHGRESHRGGSVSYQNIHEAQFSLRLYEHLQKFLKAGGGKKVTVGIITPYKLQLKCLQREFEEVLNSEDGKDIYINTVDAFQGQERDVIIMSCVRASKHSVGFVADIRRMNVALTRARRALWVVGNANALMQSDDWAALIADAKERKCFMGMDSIPKELLVLKGSASTPKVSSNNMRSSRSGGRQRHLEMLPEPKSGTPSEDEEKANIHLPRNGSYRNLKXECSLDDLGRSGDRSQDALQYGIAKRQSEFFWIY